CGCCCATGTGCTCGACCAGCACGAAAGTCGCGGCGTTCTCGAACATCGGCACTTCGATGGCCTGCCCCTCGCCGGTCTTCTCGCGATGGAACAGCGCCGCCAGAATGCACTGCGTCGCGATCAGCCCAACGGTGTGGTCCATCATCACCATCGGCACGAACTTCGGCTCCCCGAAGATGCGCGCGTTGCAGGCGGCAACGCCGGACATGCCCTGGATGATCGAGTCATAAGCCGGCCGCTCGGCATAGCGGCCATCGCGGCCGAAGCCCATCAGGTTGCAGACGATCAGCCGCTTGTGCCGGGCACGCAGCGCCTCGGTGCCGAGACCAAGTCGCTCCAGCGCCGCGGGGCGGATGTTGGCGATGAACACGTCGGCGGTCTCAAGGAGCTTGTGCAGCGCCTCCATCGCCTTCTTCTGCTTGAGGTCGAGCACGATCGACCGCTTGTTGCGGTTGAAATGCGTGAACTTGCCGGAGAGCTGTCCGCTCTTGGAGCGGCCGCCGAGCGTGCGCAGCAGATCGCCGCCGGGCGATTCCACCTTGATGACCTCGGCGCCGTAGTCGGCGAGGAACAGCGTCGCCGTGGGCCCCACGACAACCGTCGTCAGATCGACGACGCGAATTCCGGCAAGCGGTCCACCACTCATAACGACAGTCTCTTGTTACTTTTTGTTGAGCGAAATATTGACGCGGTAGTGCACGCCGCCTTCAGGACTCGACGCCCAGGTCTCGACGGTGTCGCCGGCCGCGCGGCTGTTGAGCAGCACGGTCTGGCCCATGAACAGCGGCGCCATGGCGCGCGCGTCATAGCCCGCGATCGTACCGGCGAGCTTCGGCCGTGCCGCCTCGACCAGCATGAGCGCCGTGAGCCCGCCATTGATGACGAGCGCCGGATAGCCCTCGATCTCGCGCGCATAAGGCAGGTCGTAATGGATGCGGTGGGCGTTGTAGGTCAGCGCCGAATAGCGGAATAGCTGCACCGTGTCGGGCGTCCATTCGACGGTGTGGTCGGCCTGCTCGGTCGCGGCCTTGGGCTTGGCCTGCTGCGCGGGCTTCGCCGCGCCATCGGCCGCGGCGGTCGCGTCCTCGCGATAGACCAGATCCTGTTCTTCGGTGACCGCAACACCCGATCCGGCGCTGATCTCATGCACGATCGTCACCAGGACGAACGAGCCGGTGCGGCCGGTCTTGGGCTCGACATTCCGAATGGTCGAGACACGCTCGACCATATCGCCGACCTTGAGCGGCTTGTGAAACGTGGCCCTGCGGCCGGCAAACATGCGGCGCGTGTTGTGCAGCGGCGGCAGCAGATCGTCGCCCGTTTTCGGATGGCCGTCGCGGCCGATAATGCTCTGCCGGGCGGTCGGCCCGAACAGAATGGCGTACCAGGCCTCCGGCAATTCGACGCCGCGGCGGTACGGGCTCGGGTCCTGGTCGAGCAGCGCGGCGAGCCGCCGCACCGAGCCGGTCGACAGTTCGTCATCCTCGCGCCTGCTCCGGCCAAGCCAGTCCTTCAGCTTCGCGGTCTGATCGAGCATGGGCG
The Rhodoplanes sp. Z2-YC6860 genome window above contains:
- a CDS encoding CaiB/BaiF CoA transferase family protein, encoding MSGGPLAGIRVVDLTTVVVGPTATLFLADYGAEVIKVESPGGDLLRTLGGRSKSGQLSGKFTHFNRNKRSIVLDLKQKKAMEALHKLLETADVFIANIRPAALERLGLGTEALRARHKRLIVCNLMGFGRDGRYAERPAYDSIIQGMSGVAACNARIFGEPKFVPMVMMDHTVGLIATQCILAALFHREKTGEGQAIEVPMFENAATFVLVEHMGDHTFVPPLGDWGDRRVLDPLAQPIATKDGWICVSANTDGQAFAMFDAIGRPELKTDPKFNSVKARYANVREYFSIRAEGLKQKTSAEWLDILEKADVPAGRVHSIDTLPEDEHLNDVGFFRKIDHPVEGTKYELNNPNKFSAGLRDEQTPAPYLGADSVAILGELGYAKAEIDEMVASKITADGKR
- a CDS encoding FAS1-like dehydratase domain-containing protein encodes the protein MLDQTAKLKDWLGRSRREDDELSTGSVRRLAALLDQDPSPYRRGVELPEAWYAILFGPTARQSIIGRDGHPKTGDDLLPPLHNTRRMFAGRRATFHKPLKVGDMVERVSTIRNVEPKTGRTGSFVLVTIVHEISAGSGVAVTEEQDLVYREDATAAADGAAKPAQQAKPKAATEQADHTVEWTPDTVQLFRYSALTYNAHRIHYDLPYAREIEGYPALVINGGLTALMLVEAARPKLAGTIAGYDARAMAPLFMGQTVLLNSRAAGDTVETWASSPEGGVHYRVNISLNKK